In Candidatus Promineifilum breve, one genomic interval encodes:
- a CDS encoding ABC transporter permease subunit has protein sequence MAAIEVKPDKGGSSKREQPITASGTLLRILGLIIFDAFALFFIYLLLSDGYWPLAGIIGVITVLMNYIFLSPAAYPMRWMSPGLAFMLLISVYPILFTIYISFTNFGASNLLPKAQAIEVLGQRTFLPETGATLRYTVFVNEANSEEFGLWLTGGEEAFFATPGTEFTAEEIGATGFDADGVPATIPGWRALTRAETVRNITAISANSFGAEETAVSLTGRLGEAAQLQQRYVWDEEQNAIIDKRDNITFVADPATGFFTSAEGQRLSPGFQVNIGLQNYQRFLTDPSFRGPLLRIFAWNVTFALLSVLFSFGLGLMIAIVFGRTMPGQRIIKSLLIIPFAVPQVITLLVWRGILNPLEGVVPNMLQSIFNQPVGWPPFFADPTWVKVALIVINVWLAYPYFMLISSGALQAIPTDMYEAADIDGASAWQAFRGLTLPMLLVAVGPLLISSFTVNFNSFNVIYLFNSGGPPMVGTALPAGHSDILISYVYNLAFGRGLALYGYASAITIMIFFMMVIVTIFQHRRMASWEETTN, from the coding sequence ATGGCTGCCATTGAGGTTAAACCGGATAAAGGCGGGTCTTCTAAACGCGAGCAGCCGATTACCGCTTCCGGTACCTTGCTGCGAATACTGGGCCTGATCATCTTCGACGCGTTTGCTCTCTTCTTCATCTATCTGTTATTGTCCGACGGCTATTGGCCGTTGGCGGGCATCATCGGCGTCATCACGGTGCTGATGAACTACATTTTCCTAAGCCCGGCCGCCTACCCCATGCGCTGGATGTCGCCGGGGTTGGCCTTCATGCTGTTGATCTCCGTCTACCCCATCCTCTTCACCATCTACATCTCCTTCACCAACTTCGGGGCCAGCAATCTCTTGCCCAAGGCGCAGGCCATCGAGGTGTTGGGGCAGCGCACCTTCTTGCCGGAAACGGGCGCTACGCTGCGTTATACGGTCTTCGTCAACGAAGCGAACTCCGAAGAGTTCGGCCTGTGGCTCACCGGCGGGGAAGAGGCATTCTTCGCCACGCCCGGCACCGAATTTACGGCCGAGGAGATTGGCGCCACCGGCTTTGATGCCGACGGCGTGCCGGCCACCATCCCCGGCTGGCGGGCGCTGACGCGGGCCGAGACGGTGCGCAACATCACCGCCATTAGCGCCAATTCGTTCGGCGCGGAAGAGACAGCCGTCTCATTGACCGGCCGGCTGGGCGAGGCCGCCCAATTGCAACAGCGCTACGTCTGGGATGAAGAGCAAAACGCCATCATCGACAAGCGCGATAACATCACCTTCGTCGCCGACCCGGCCACCGGCTTCTTCACCTCCGCCGAAGGCCAGCGCCTCAGTCCCGGCTTCCAGGTCAACATCGGCCTGCAAAACTACCAGCGCTTCCTGACCGACCCGTCGTTCCGTGGGCCGCTATTGCGCATCTTCGCCTGGAACGTGACTTTTGCTCTGCTCAGCGTGCTCTTCTCGTTTGGGTTGGGGCTGATGATCGCCATCGTTTTCGGTCGGACAATGCCCGGCCAGCGCATCATCAAGTCGCTGCTGATCATCCCCTTCGCGGTGCCCCAGGTGATCACCCTGCTGGTCTGGCGCGGCATTCTGAACCCGCTGGAGGGCGTCGTGCCCAACATGCTCCAGAGCATCTTCAACCAGCCGGTTGGTTGGCCGCCGTTCTTCGCCGACCCCACCTGGGTTAAAGTGGCGCTGATCGTCATCAACGTCTGGCTGGCCTATCCCTACTTCATGCTCATCTCCAGCGGCGCGCTACAGGCCATCCCGACGGATATGTATGAGGCGGCCGACATCGACGGGGCCAGCGCCTGGCAGGCGTTCCGCGGCCTGACATTGCCGATGCTGCTGGTGGCTGTCGGCCCGCTGTTGATTTCGTCCTTCACGGTCAACTTCAACAGCTTCAACGTCATCTACCTGTTCAACAGCGGTGGCCCGCCCATGGTGGGCACGGCGCTGCCCGCCGGGCACTCCGACATCCTGATCAGCTACGTCTATAACCTGGCCTTTGGTCGCGGGTTGGCTCTCTACGGCTATGCCTCGGCCATTACGATCATGATCTTCTTTATGATGGTCATCGTGACGATATTCCAGCACCGCCGCATGGCGTCCTGGGAGGAGACGACAAACTAA
- a CDS encoding sugar ABC transporter permease yields MTAATTTKTGSLQALRQSQKARFRITLAFKYLIAAIVLVYSLFPIIWTISASFSPTGSISGQSLIPDPPTLRNYERILAQDFWTWMWNSFKISSISALLAGVITLMAAYAFSRFRWRGRSQLLLVILLIQVFPAILAMVALFAILQQIGNYIPFLGLNTHGGLILIYMGGTLGVNVWLMKGFFDSVPREIDESGKVDGASDWQIFWRLLFPLVRPIMVVSMILTFFGTYSDYLMPRIMITTASKFTLMLGLQTFIGANYAQEWGSFAAGAVMGAIPMVAVYLLLQDYIVGGLTAGAVKG; encoded by the coding sequence ATGACTGCCGCCACCACCACCAAGACCGGGTCCCTGCAAGCGTTGCGCCAGAGCCAAAAGGCGCGCTTCCGCATCACGCTGGCCTTCAAGTACCTGATCGCCGCCATCGTCCTCGTCTACTCGCTCTTCCCGATCATCTGGACGATCTCAGCATCGTTCAGCCCTACGGGTAGCATCTCCGGCCAATCGCTCATCCCCGACCCGCCGACACTGCGCAATTACGAGCGCATTCTGGCCCAGGACTTCTGGACGTGGATGTGGAACTCGTTCAAGATCTCGTCCATCAGCGCCTTGCTGGCCGGCGTGATCACGTTGATGGCCGCCTATGCCTTCTCGCGCTTCCGCTGGCGCGGGCGCAGCCAATTGCTGCTGGTCATCCTGCTCATCCAGGTCTTCCCGGCCATCCTGGCCATGGTCGCCCTGTTCGCCATCTTGCAGCAGATCGGCAACTACATCCCGTTCCTGGGCCTCAATACCCACGGCGGGTTGATCCTGATCTACATGGGTGGCACGCTGGGCGTCAATGTCTGGCTGATGAAGGGCTTCTTCGACTCCGTGCCGCGCGAGATCGACGAATCGGGCAAGGTTGACGGGGCGTCGGACTGGCAGATCTTCTGGCGGCTGCTCTTCCCGCTGGTGCGGCCGATCATGGTTGTGTCGATGATCCTGACCTTCTTCGGCACCTACAGCGACTATCTGATGCCGCGCATTATGATCACCACGGCCAGCAAGTTCACCCTGATGCTGGGCTTGCAGACGTTCATCGGCGCGAACTACGCCCAGGAGTGGGGTTCGTTCGCCGCCGGGGCCGTCATGGGCGCGATTCCTATGGTTGCCGTCTACCTGCTGTTGCAGGACTACATCGTCGGCGGCCTGACGGCCGGCGCGGTGAAGGGGTAG
- a CDS encoding glucodextranase DOMON-like domain-containing protein, whose protein sequence is MRRKIIYLIVLTALLGLIAACREAPAPTPTPPPATAAGAAAEPAPTTAPPPTATTPPQPTAEPTAVSLAEQCVEPIYVALIWHQHQPVYYQDAETGVFAKPWVRLHAAKDYVDMAAILQEYPEVKATFNLTPSLIRQLDALSAGATDLYWQHTIISAEELTDEQKQFILDRFFDTNRRVIARFPRYQELLTLRDGSADPLGDFTTDDFRDLQVLFNLAWTDPAWLAEAPLAALVEQGEGFAEADKQVVLDEHLRLINEVIPIHRAMQDDGQIEVTMTPFAHPILPLLVDTDLALRATPDLTLPAVPFRWGQDAVAQVERGVALYSELFGQAPRGMWPSEGSVAQEMVGMVGANGLQWMASSEGVLAHTLGMDSFTRDGNEVVVEAGALYRPYTVQGRNSGPVAMIFRDNIISDKLAFAYSGLSGAAAADDFINRVYNVCGRLQGQDAAAESPGPHLVTIIVDGENPWENYDNDGRDFLHALYQRLSDDPHIVTVTPSEFLELAPDRPRLRNLWAGSWHNSDFATWIGEEEENRAWELLAEARTYLQTYISGGNREAVTPEQLEAALVQMYIAEGSDWFWWYGADRDSGDDGAFDQQFRNTLKSVYTALGVEPPLELDIPIIPEAIVAADRAATGLISPIVDGVVTEGEWDAAGRFTASGGVLTAATPVFSHVEYGFDAKNLYLQLGLNPDFTLPGGQSRIELYLGAPAGGPANAFTQTGELLGFAGNRLLELKFSGGILGGATAYRATADGWEVAATGSATEGRAALDFPEEVSAGVAVGEGGTIEVAIPLAVLGNADVGASLIMRALFIDNVEGDWTIMERLPAAGPAQVSVPDLGTTVAFLDVTDPSGDDTGPGTYTYPTDVVFQPGNFDIVNFQVGEDETNVVFRFTMLGPVDNLWDGTNGLSLQTFDIYIDSDGSAAGGAAFLPGRNLAAADGFAWDYAITVEGWESKVFTPGDAGPVEIAGPADFQVVTDPGQQKVTIRVPKTILGETPAEWRYAAMVMSQEGFPSAGVLRIRDVAPSAEQWRIGGAPAGATNATRVIDLVWAEAGRQEAWLSDFTPSTATQGDLGPGDFATVEFMTPGP, encoded by the coding sequence ATGCGCCGTAAAATTATCTATTTGATCGTATTGACCGCGCTGTTGGGCCTGATCGCCGCCTGCCGCGAAGCCCCGGCCCCAACGCCAACCCCGCCCCCGGCCACCGCAGCCGGCGCGGCCGCCGAGCCGGCGCCCACCACCGCCCCACCGCCCACGGCCACCACGCCGCCCCAGCCCACGGCCGAACCGACGGCCGTGTCCCTGGCTGAGCAGTGCGTCGAGCCGATCTATGTGGCCCTCATCTGGCACCAGCACCAGCCGGTCTACTACCAGGACGCGGAGACGGGTGTCTTTGCCAAGCCCTGGGTGCGGCTGCACGCGGCCAAGGATTACGTGGACATGGCCGCCATCCTGCAGGAGTATCCGGAGGTGAAGGCGACGTTTAACCTGACGCCCAGCCTCATCCGCCAACTCGACGCGCTGAGCGCCGGGGCGACCGATCTCTATTGGCAACACACGATCATCTCGGCCGAGGAGCTGACCGACGAACAGAAGCAATTTATCCTCGACCGTTTCTTCGATACCAACCGCCGCGTCATCGCCCGCTTCCCGCGCTACCAGGAACTATTGACGTTGCGCGACGGCAGCGCCGATCCGTTGGGCGACTTCACCACCGACGATTTTCGCGATCTTCAGGTGCTCTTTAATCTGGCCTGGACCGACCCGGCCTGGCTGGCCGAGGCCCCCTTAGCCGCGCTGGTCGAGCAGGGCGAAGGCTTCGCCGAGGCGGACAAGCAGGTCGTGCTCGACGAGCATCTGCGACTCATCAACGAGGTCATCCCCATCCACCGCGCCATGCAGGACGACGGCCAGATCGAAGTGACCATGACGCCCTTCGCCCACCCCATCCTGCCGCTGCTGGTCGATACCGATCTGGCGCTGCGGGCCACGCCCGACCTGACCCTGCCCGCCGTGCCGTTCCGCTGGGGCCAGGACGCCGTGGCCCAGGTAGAGCGCGGCGTGGCCCTCTACAGCGAGCTATTCGGCCAGGCCCCGCGCGGCATGTGGCCGAGCGAAGGCTCCGTGGCCCAGGAGATGGTCGGCATGGTCGGCGCCAACGGCCTGCAATGGATGGCGAGCAGCGAGGGCGTGCTGGCCCATACGCTGGGCATGGATAGCTTCACCCGCGACGGCAACGAAGTCGTGGTGGAGGCCGGCGCGCTCTACCGGCCCTATACCGTGCAGGGCCGCAACAGTGGCCCGGTGGCGATGATCTTCCGCGACAACATCATCTCCGACAAACTCGCCTTTGCCTACTCCGGGCTGTCGGGCGCGGCGGCGGCCGACGATTTTATCAATCGCGTCTACAACGTCTGTGGCCGGCTTCAGGGTCAGGACGCCGCAGCCGAGTCCCCCGGCCCCCATCTGGTCACCATCATCGTTGACGGCGAAAACCCGTGGGAGAACTACGACAACGACGGCCGCGATTTCCTCCACGCCCTCTACCAGCGGCTGAGCGATGATCCCCACATCGTCACCGTGACGCCCAGCGAATTCCTGGAGCTGGCCCCCGACCGGCCGCGCCTGCGCAATCTGTGGGCCGGGTCGTGGCACAATAGCGACTTCGCCACCTGGATCGGCGAAGAGGAGGAGAACCGCGCCTGGGAGTTGCTGGCCGAGGCGCGCACCTATTTGCAAACCTACATCTCCGGCGGCAACCGCGAGGCCGTCACCCCCGAGCAGCTGGAGGCGGCTCTCGTCCAGATGTACATCGCCGAGGGGTCGGACTGGTTCTGGTGGTACGGCGCCGACCGCGATTCCGGCGACGACGGCGCGTTCGACCAGCAGTTCCGCAACACGCTGAAGAGCGTCTATACCGCTCTGGGTGTGGAGCCGCCGCTGGAGTTGGATATCCCGATCATCCCCGAGGCCATCGTGGCCGCCGACCGGGCCGCCACCGGCCTCATCTCGCCCATCGTCGATGGCGTCGTGACGGAGGGCGAATGGGACGCGGCCGGGCGATTCACGGCCAGCGGCGGCGTGCTGACCGCGGCCACGCCCGTCTTCAGCCACGTGGAATACGGCTTCGACGCCAAAAACCTCTATCTGCAGCTCGGCCTCAATCCCGACTTCACCCTGCCCGGCGGCCAGAGCCGCATCGAGCTCTATCTAGGCGCGCCGGCCGGTGGCCCGGCCAACGCCTTCACCCAGACGGGCGAGCTATTGGGCTTCGCCGGCAACCGGCTGCTGGAGCTGAAGTTCAGCGGCGGCATCCTGGGTGGGGCCACAGCCTACCGGGCCACGGCCGACGGCTGGGAAGTGGCCGCCACCGGCTCGGCGACCGAGGGCCGGGCGGCGCTGGACTTCCCCGAAGAGGTGTCGGCCGGGGTGGCCGTGGGCGAGGGCGGCACGATCGAGGTCGCCATCCCCCTGGCCGTGCTGGGCAACGCCGACGTGGGGGCCAGCCTGATCATGCGCGCCCTCTTTATCGATAACGTCGAGGGGGATTGGACGATTATGGAGCGGTTGCCGGCCGCCGGGCCGGCCCAGGTGAGCGTGCCCGATCTGGGTACGACGGTGGCCTTCCTGGACGTGACCGACCCCTCGGGCGACGACACCGGCCCCGGAACCTACACCTACCCGACCGATGTCGTCTTCCAGCCGGGCAACTTCGACATCGTGAACTTCCAGGTGGGCGAGGACGAGACCAACGTCGTCTTCCGCTTCACGATGCTCGGCCCGGTCGATAACCTGTGGGACGGCACCAACGGCCTGTCGCTGCAAACGTTCGACATCTACATTGACAGCGACGGCAGCGCGGCGGGCGGGGCGGCCTTCCTGCCCGGTCGCAATCTGGCCGCGGCCGACGGGTTCGCCTGGGACTATGCCATCACCGTCGAGGGTTGGGAATCGAAGGTCTTCACCCCCGGCGACGCCGGGCCGGTGGAGATCGCCGGGCCGGCCGACTTCCAGGTGGTCACCGACCCCGGCCAGCAGAAAGTGACCATCCGCGTGCCCAAGACGATCCTGGGCGAGACCCCGGCCGAGTGGCGCTACGCGGCGATGGTGATGAGCCAGGAGGGCTTCCCCAGCGCCGGGGTGCTGCGCATCCGCGACGTGGCCCCCAGCGCCGAGCAGTGGCGCATCGGCGGCGCGCCGGCCGGAGCGACCAACGCCACGCGGGTGATCGACCTGGTGTGGGCCGAGGCGGGGCGGCAGGAAGCGTGGCTCAGCGATTTCACGCCCTCTACGGCGACCCAGGGCGACCTGGGGCCGGGGGATTTTGCCACGGTAGAGTTTATGACGCCGGGGCCGTAG
- a CDS encoding alpha-amylase family glycosyl hydrolase, which produces MTPETIFGRMATVEVRSQLAQLRLQGIQHRRRLSPGSPRAGEQPTVSVIVGPELPVDEVVCLVTEPEAAVVPLRRVKTEWDLALWAYYEVWEAALPAHPAGTLVRYQIRAHDEDSGETYWADEATEYSYVVGDSGPPAWALPAIIYQIFPDRFSPGAGRAWNPAARLSDIYGGTLRGVIDHLDYIAGLGFTAIWLNPFFPDDTHHGYHASDYFTVNPRLGTMDDMRELVDKCRERGIRLLLDFVANHWGSKHATFQAALADRHSPYYDWYYWKNWPGEYTAYFDVLDLPKLNVNHPAVRDHLLRSIGFWLGDVGFDGLRLDHADGPSYDFWTDARAVARSVRPDAWMFGELIRPPDQQLSYAGLFDGTLDFLLCQAMRRTFAAGDMTLAGFDAFLNRHEAYFPSQAAFSRPSFLDNHDMNRFLWQAGGDKQKLKLAALTQFTLAGAPIVYNGTEVGVTQERAIHAPDSQGMEECRQPMLWGEAQDSDLSSYFWYLSHLRRDHSALWRGSRQTLHLDSAAQTYAYVRDDGHEAAIVGLNLSGEERAFTVPYVPRAASATFTLPPQSGDVAFI; this is translated from the coding sequence ATGACCCCAGAAACCATCTTCGGCCGCATGGCCACCGTCGAAGTCCGTAGCCAGTTGGCCCAATTGCGCTTGCAGGGCATCCAGCACCGCCGCCGTCTGTCGCCCGGCTCGCCCCGGGCCGGGGAGCAGCCAACCGTCAGCGTCATCGTCGGCCCGGAGTTGCCGGTCGATGAGGTCGTTTGCCTGGTGACCGAGCCGGAGGCGGCCGTCGTGCCCCTGCGGCGGGTCAAGACAGAATGGGATCTCGCCCTGTGGGCTTATTACGAGGTGTGGGAGGCGGCGCTGCCGGCCCACCCGGCCGGCACACTGGTGCGCTACCAGATTCGCGCCCACGACGAGGACAGCGGCGAGACCTATTGGGCCGACGAGGCGACCGAGTACTCCTACGTCGTTGGCGATTCCGGCCCGCCGGCCTGGGCGCTGCCGGCCATCATCTATCAGATTTTCCCCGACCGCTTCTCGCCCGGCGCGGGCCGCGCCTGGAACCCGGCCGCGCGCCTGTCCGACATCTACGGCGGCACGTTGCGCGGCGTCATCGACCATCTCGACTACATCGCCGGGCTGGGCTTCACGGCCATCTGGCTCAACCCGTTCTTCCCCGACGACACCCACCACGGCTACCACGCCAGCGACTACTTCACCGTCAACCCACGCCTGGGCACGATGGACGACATGCGCGAGCTGGTGGACAAATGCCGCGAGCGGGGCATCCGCCTGCTGCTCGACTTCGTCGCCAACCATTGGGGCAGCAAGCACGCCACCTTCCAGGCGGCGCTGGCCGACCGTCACAGCCCCTATTACGATTGGTATTACTGGAAAAACTGGCCGGGCGAATACACGGCCTACTTCGACGTGCTCGACCTGCCCAAGCTCAACGTCAATCACCCCGCCGTGCGCGATCACCTGTTGCGTAGCATCGGCTTCTGGCTGGGCGATGTGGGCTTCGACGGGCTGCGGCTCGACCACGCCGACGGGCCATCCTACGATTTCTGGACCGACGCCCGCGCCGTGGCCCGCAGCGTGCGCCCCGATGCCTGGATGTTCGGCGAACTCATCCGGCCGCCCGACCAGCAGCTCAGCTACGCCGGCCTGTTCGACGGCACGCTCGACTTCCTGCTGTGCCAGGCCATGCGCCGCACCTTTGCCGCCGGCGACATGACCCTGGCCGGCTTCGACGCCTTCCTGAACCGCCACGAGGCTTACTTCCCGTCGCAGGCCGCCTTCAGCCGCCCCAGCTTCCTGGACAACCACGATATGAACCGCTTCCTCTGGCAGGCCGGCGGCGACAAGCAAAAGCTGAAGCTGGCCGCGCTGACCCAGTTCACGCTGGCCGGCGCGCCCATCGTCTACAACGGCACGGAGGTCGGCGTGACCCAGGAGCGGGCTATCCACGCGCCCGATAGCCAGGGCATGGAGGAGTGCCGCCAGCCGATGCTGTGGGGCGAGGCCCAGGACAGCGATCTATCGTCCTACTTCTGGTATCTGAGCCATCTGCGGCGCGATCATTCGGCCCTGTGGCGCGGCAGCCGCCAGACGCTCCACTTGGATTCGGCCGCCCAGACCTACGCCTACGTCCGCGACGACGGCCACGAGGCGGCCATCGTCGGCCTCAACCTGAGCGGCGAGGAGCGCGCCTTCACCGTGCCCTACGTGCCGCGCGCGGCGTCGGCCACCTTCACCCTGCCGCCCCAGAGCGGCGACGTGGCCTTCATCTAA
- a CDS encoding glycosyltransferase family 39 protein produces the protein MSNGRQASMSGARARRWAMVAVLLLGFFLRVHRIGEQRVWWDEGWSVWAARFSPLDILRQTGNDVHPPLYFQLLHLWRALSGDEAAVLRLLSAFLGLLAVALTYALGRRMARGNLSPGWATLAGLLAALLLTVSRFAIAWSQEIRMYALATLLALLAVWAARRVWQGGRRRDAALYVAATTAGLYTLYLFAPVWLAINVAWLWTWRAADRRRAAAERRRELWRWAGLQLLIVALFLPWALYAAGGFLNTASATPIRPLDFLHIYWTVLTVGIPVDVSQFNRLTLPALGIFLLAVGALVFHALAASRRPSTLDAANSSPATRHPPPATSSRGQRSVVRGHLRDLTLLLSILLLPALIVYFVSLPRQNFYNPPFNPRYLVIFTPFYSILLAWGVAALGSRGAGVQGSRGESGQWSVVSGLLALSLSAFMLAVALVGLRPYYPGRVLVDDYPSLVSTIGAYRRPGDAVVLYSDTDWPIFAYHHPDEWRGVPGAWTVTPELAGDFLTPIWEEHEAIWLVTTPYSAGGDPQRYLPAWLAERATAVREFSYKDMALTLYTRTAERAALADHLPSDTPGNLDVPLPGGGTLVGYSQAAHDFKSGDIIHLFLYRQGGDKGQTEVGLIDAASSNVWAITPVEWPATDGLARQQVDILVPPEAPSGDYRLYVHDAGGATVPFGRLTVRQKQAEFLTLGDVTIANPVEAQFGAGIRLVGYDLAATTVRPGEMVGLTLYWSSDGDVGQRYKVFTHLLGDVFNATTGNFLWGQVDSEPAANTRPTTTWRAGEIIADEYAIPLAADAPPGTYRIEIGLYDAVSGERLPLLGPDGAPAADHLILTVVEVE, from the coding sequence ATGAGCAACGGCCGTCAGGCGTCAATGAGCGGGGCGCGCGCCCGGCGCTGGGCGATGGTCGCCGTGCTGCTGCTGGGCTTCTTCCTGCGCGTCCATCGCATCGGCGAGCAGCGCGTCTGGTGGGATGAGGGCTGGTCGGTCTGGGCGGCGCGCTTTTCGCCGCTGGACATCCTGCGCCAGACGGGCAACGACGTCCACCCACCGCTCTATTTCCAATTACTCCACCTTTGGCGGGCGCTGAGTGGCGACGAGGCCGCGGTGCTGCGGCTGCTGTCGGCCTTTCTCGGTCTGCTGGCCGTGGCCCTGACCTACGCCCTCGGCCGGCGCATGGCCCGCGGCAACCTGTCGCCCGGCTGGGCCACGCTGGCCGGCTTGCTGGCGGCGCTCCTGCTGACCGTCTCGCGCTTCGCCATCGCCTGGTCGCAGGAGATTCGCATGTACGCCCTGGCGACGCTGCTGGCCCTGCTGGCCGTTTGGGCGGCGCGGCGGGTCTGGCAGGGCGGCCGGCGGCGCGACGCGGCGCTCTACGTGGCGGCTACAACGGCCGGCCTTTACACGCTCTATCTCTTCGCGCCGGTGTGGCTGGCGATTAACGTTGCCTGGCTGTGGACGTGGCGCGCGGCGGACCGGCGGCGCGCGGCGGCCGAGCGGCGGCGTGAACTTTGGCGCTGGGCCGGGCTGCAACTGCTCATCGTTGCCCTGTTCCTGCCCTGGGCGCTCTACGCGGCGGGCGGGTTTCTCAACACGGCCTCGGCCACGCCCATCCGCCCCCTCGACTTTCTCCACATCTACTGGACGGTGCTAACCGTCGGCATCCCCGTTGACGTGTCCCAGTTCAACCGCCTGACGCTGCCGGCCCTGGGCATTTTCCTGCTGGCCGTCGGCGCGCTGGTCTTCCACGCGCTGGCCGCCTCTCGCCGTCCATCAACACTCGACGCCGCCAATTCTTCACCCGCCACCCGCCACCCGCCACCCGCCACCTCTTCCCGCGGTCAGCGGTCGGTCGTCCGTGGTCATCTCCGCGATCTGACCTTGCTGTTATCCATCCTTCTCCTGCCCGCCCTCATCGTCTACTTCGTCTCGCTGCCCCGGCAGAACTTCTACAACCCGCCCTTCAACCCGCGCTATCTGGTGATTTTCACGCCGTTTTATAGCATCTTGTTGGCGTGGGGGGTGGCGGCGCTGGGGAGCAGGGGAGCGGGGGTGCAGGGGAGCAGGGGGGAGAGTGGTCAGTGGTCAGTGGTCAGTGGTCTCCTGGCCCTGAGCCTGTCCGCCTTCATGCTGGCCGTGGCGCTGGTTGGGCTGCGGCCGTACTATCCGGGGCGGGTGTTGGTGGATGATTACCCCTCGCTGGTCAGTACGATAGGGGCCTACCGCCGGCCGGGCGATGCCGTGGTGCTCTATAGCGACACCGATTGGCCCATCTTCGCCTATCATCACCCCGACGAGTGGCGCGGCGTGCCCGGCGCGTGGACAGTGACGCCGGAACTGGCCGGCGACTTCCTGACGCCCATCTGGGAAGAGCACGAGGCGATCTGGCTGGTGACGACGCCCTACAGCGCCGGCGGCGACCCGCAGCGTTACCTGCCGGCCTGGCTGGCCGAGCGGGCCACGGCCGTGCGCGAATTCAGCTACAAGGACATGGCCCTGACGCTCTACACCCGGACGGCCGAACGCGCCGCGCTGGCCGACCACCTGCCCAGCGACACCCCCGGTAACCTCGATGTGCCCCTGCCGGGCGGCGGCACGCTCGTCGGCTACAGCCAGGCGGCCCATGACTTCAAGAGCGGCGACATCATCCACCTGTTCCTCTACCGGCAGGGCGGGGATAAGGGGCAGACGGAGGTCGGGCTGATCGACGCCGCATCGAGCAACGTGTGGGCGATTACCCCGGTCGAATGGCCGGCTACGGATGGCCTGGCCCGCCAACAGGTGGACATCCTCGTGCCGCCCGAAGCGCCGTCGGGCGATTACCGCCTCTACGTCCACGACGCCGGCGGGGCGACGGTTCCTTTCGGCCGCCTGACTGTTCGGCAGAAACAGGCCGAATTCTTGACCCTCGGCGACGTGACCATCGCCAATCCGGTCGAAGCCCAGTTCGGCGCCGGCATCCGCCTGGTGGGGTATGACCTGGCCGCGACGACAGTTCGGCCGGGCGAAATGGTCGGCCTGACGCTCTATTGGTCTTCCGACGGCGACGTGGGGCAACGGTACAAGGTCTTCACCCATCTCCTGGGCGACGTGTTCAACGCCACGACCGGCAACTTCCTGTGGGGTCAGGTCGATAGCGAGCCGGCGGCCAATACCCGGCCGACGACGACATGGCGCGCGGGCGAGATTATCGCCGATGAGTACGCCATCCCCTTGGCCGCCGACGCGCCGCCGGGCACGTACCGCATCGAGATCGGCCTCTACGACGCCGTGAGCGGTGAGCGGCTGCCCCTGCTTGGCCCGGATGGCGCGCCCGCGGCCGATCACCTGATCCTGACCGTCGTCGAAGTCGAGTAG